The following is a genomic window from Saprospiraceae bacterium.
TGTTCACTTTCAACGCCTTCAAGTGGTATCCTAAATTCATTATTATTTGTTGCCATACCTTTTTATTTAATTACAAGGCAAAGGTGGCAACATTACATTTCTTACCCGTTACCTGATTTTGGATTGTATTTGTAACATTTACACTTCGTCTAGTGGTTTGCGCTTTATTTCCTTGATATTCTTAAAGTGAGTAGGGGTAAGTCCTGTAACTTTTTTAAACTGATTGCTCAAATATCCAACACTCGAATAATTCATTTGATAAGCAATTTCGCTTAATGATAATTCGTCATAAACCAAAAGTTCTTTCACCTTCTCAATTTTTTGAGCAATGAAATATTTTTCTATAGTCGTTCCTTCAACTTCGGAAAACAGATTT
Proteins encoded in this region:
- a CDS encoding helix-turn-helix transcriptional regulator, which translates into the protein NLFSEVEGTTIEKYFIAQKIEKVKELLVYDELSLSEIAYQMNYSSVGYLSNQFKKVTGLTPTHFKNIKEIKRKPLDEV